The sequence below is a genomic window from Draconibacterium halophilum.
TCCTGGCTCATGTCAATTCCATCGGTATTTAACCATCGGATATCGTTTACACCTTCGCCCTGAATTTGTCGGTTTTTAAAATACCTGCGAGGATGAAGAATCGGGTGCTCGTTTCTTATAGCAACTATCTTTTTTGTGAATTCAAACAGATTTTTTTGTTCCTCTGTCCAGTCCCAATTCATCCAGGCAATTTCGTTGTCTTGACAATAAGCGTTATTATTTCCGTTTTGGGTGCGGCCGTATTCATCGCCATGACTAATCATTGGGACTCCCTGACTTAGTAAAAGTGTACTTAAAAAGTTCCTTTTTCGTTTTTCCCGAAGTTTTAAAATATCGGGGTCATCTGTAGCGCCTTCCACACCACTGTTCCAGCTAATGTTATGGTCTTCGCCATCGTTGTTGTCTTCCAGGTTGTTTTCGTTATATTTTTGGTTGTAACTTACCAGATCGTTCAGGGTAAACCCATCGTGGGCTGTAATAAAATTAATGCTCGACGATGGAAGTTTTCCGTTGTCTTGATACAGATCGCTACTTCCACTTAAGCGGTAGGCCAGTTCGCTCACCTGACTTTCATCTCCACGCCAGAATTTACGCACCGAATCTCTGAATTTTCCATTCCACTCGGCCCACAATACCGGAAAGTTTCCTACCTGATATCCTCCTTCTCCCAGATCCCATGGTTCGGCAATCAGCTTCATTTGCGAAATGGTTGGATCCTGATGAATGGTGTCCAAAAAAGTGGAAAGTTTTCCCACATCATACAATCCTCTTGCCAGTGTGGAAGCCAGGTCAAACCTGAATCCGTCGACCTGCATTTCGGTGGCCCAGTAACGCAGGCTGTCCATTACCAACTGCAAAGTACGACTACTAAGCATGTTTAATGTGTTTCCGGTACCAGTATAATCGGTATAATAAAGCGGCTTTTTTTGTTCAATACGGTAGTAATGGTGGTTGTCGATACCGCGAAAAGCCAATGTTGGCCCCAGGTGGTTCCCTTCCGCCGAATGGTTATAAACCACATCGAGAATGACTTCGATACCTTCGCGGTGATATGCTTTTACCATTTCCTTAAACTCGTTAACCTGATTGCCGTTTTGTCCCGAGGCACTGTATTCGGCATGTGGGGCAAAGTACCCGATTGAATTATAGCCCCAATAATTATGCAGTCCTTTATCCAAAAGGAATTTGTTGTGGGTGAAATGATGAATTGGCATCAGTTCAATTGCCGTGATGCCAAGCTCCTTAAAATAGTTGATTATAAGCGGATTGGCTAATCCTTTATAGGTTCCTCGCTCTTCTTCCGGAATACCCGGATGTGTTGCGGTAAATCCTTTTACGCTAAGCTCGTAAATAATGGAATTGTGCATTGGGATATCCGGTTTTTTTACACCTTCCCAGTTAAACTGCGTATCAATAACAACAGACTTGTTGAGTTCTGAGGCACTGTCGGTACTATTTTTTTTATAGACTGTTTTTTTGCTTTCATTTTTTAAATTGTAATCAAACATACTTTCCTTTACCTCAATCCTTCCGCAAATAGCTTTTGCATAAGGATCAATTAACAGCTTTTGTGGGTTAAAACGAAAACCTTTTTTAGGCTGATATCGACCAAATACGCGGTATCCGTATAATTGTCCTGGCTTTATTTCAGGAAGATAGGCGTGCCATACATAATCGGTTACTTCCGTAAAATCAACTTGTGTATATTCATGTGGATCATCGGGGTGGTGAAACAAACATAATCGAACTCCTGTTGCATTTTCACTAAAAAGCGCAAAGTTTACGCCCTTTCCATCGTATGTTGTTCCCAATGGGTAGGGTTTACCCGGTAATACTTTCATTTCATTATTGGTTTTTCTGTCGTTTGATATATCCATAAATAGTTAATTTTTTTCGATTTTCTGTAAATCCACGAATGATAAAACTCTTCAAAAGATAAATATTATGCCACATATGCGGGCTGATAATATTTATAAACGCTAGCTCCCCATTAAACATCAAGAACCAATTACACAAAAAGAGTTATCACATCCAAAATGATTACCCGAGGGAAGTTTGGCAAAAACCTTGCAATTATAATTCAATTCAGGTTTACCAAATATTAAAGAGTTACCTGTAAAGTTTAAAATACAGATTATGAAATACGAACCAATCTTTCCTTTTTTTCGTGGAGATTCCTGTGAATTCAACACTTGGGCACCTAAAGCAAATAAAGTTCAACTCGAGTTATGTCAATCCGGTCAACTGATCGAAATGCAGCCACAGCAACGAGGATACTGGTCGGCAACCATAGAAAATACAAAACCTGGAACAAGGTATAAATACCGTTTAAATGATAGCCAAAGCTACCCGGATCCAGCTTCATTGTCGCAACCAGATGGCGTGCACGAAGCTTCGGAAGTCGTTAATCTCAAGAACTTTGAGTGGACTGATGACGACTGGAAAAATATTCCACTTAAAGAAATGATTCAATATGAATTACATACCGGAACTTTTTCCTCTACGGGCAATTTCGACGAAATCCGACAGAAATTAAAATACTTCAAAGAACTGGGAATAAACACAATTGAGATTTTACCGGTAGCTCAGTTTAGTGGTCACCGAAACTGGGGTTATGATGGCGTTTACCCCTTTGCGGTCCAGAATTCTTACGGTGGAGCGCACGAATTAATGACCCTGGTAAACGAATGTCATAAAAATGGAATTGCTGTAATTTTAGATGTAGTCTACAATCATTTTGGCCCCGAAGGAAACTATGTGGGGAATTTTGGCCACTACTTTTCGGGAAAATATTCCACACCATGGGGCAAACCTATAAACTTTGATGAAGCTTATTCCGACGGTGTACGCAATTATATTATACAGAATGTATTAATGTGGTGCCGTGATTTTCATATAGATGGCTTAAGACTGGATGCCGTTCACTCTATTTTTGATTTTGGAGCAAAGCATATTATGCAGGAATTGGCAGAAAAATTGGATGTATTAAGCCATGAAACCGGCTGGGAACATTATTTAATTGCTGAGTCGCACCTCAATGATGTTAAATACATTTCGCCAGTTTCATCAGGAGGGTATGGATTGGATGCCCAGTGGTCCGATGATTTTCATCACGCCATTCATACGCTTACAACAAACGAAAGAAATAGTTATTACATGGATTTCGGGGAAACACAACAACTTTCAAAATCGATTAAAGATGTATTTGTTTTTGATGGCCAATATTCAGAATTCAGAAAAAAAACGTATGGGAATTCCACGGCAAATAATCCCGGAGAGCAGTTTGTGATATTTAATCAAAACCACGACCAGGTGGGAAATCGGATGAACGGTGACCGACTGATCTCTCTTACCGATTTTGAAACAGCTAAAACCATTGCAGCAACCATGTTTGTAACGCCTAATGTTCCAATGCTTTTTATGGGAGAGGAATATGGCGAACGAAATCCGTTCTATTATTTTGTTAGTCACCAGGATCCTGAATTGAACCGCTTGGTGCGCGAAGGGAGAAAAGAAGAGTTTAAAGATTTTTATGACAATACAAACAACGCAGTTGATCCAGATTCCACGGAAGCGTTTGAGAACTCAAAACTATCGTGGAACATTGAGGACAATGCAGAAAAGAAAGCCATGTTTGGTTGCTACCAGACACTTATTCGATTGCGAAAAGAACACCCAGTGCTTCAGCTTACAGATAAAAACAATTTAAAGATTTCGGAGCAGGGTAAATTAATTGTTCTGGAAAGATGGCAAGAAGAAAGAAGATTGTTTGCAGTTATCAATTTTGAAGACAAAGAAAAATCACTGAAAGTTCAGCCAAATACCAATAAGCCTTTAACGAGGATATTTGGTTCGTCGGAAAAGAGTTGGAACGGACCAGGTGAAATAACACCTAAGTCGATAGTGGCGGGAGATGAAATTTCAGTTAATAAGAAGTCAATCGTAATTTATTCAAATTAAGAAATATGAACGGACAACAAAGAGTTTTTATTGAAAATATAAAGCCACAGGTTAACGGTGGCCAATTTCCGGTTAAAAGAGTAATTGGCGATAACTTTACAGTTACTGCCGATATTTATTGCGACAGCCACGATATACTTAGCGCCGAGGTTTTATACAAATACCGCGACAATGATGATTGGCAACGAGTTGAAATGGAATATGTTATCAATGATAAATGGAAAGGCGAATTTCGTTTGCCCGGCTTGGGTTCTTGTTTATATACAGTAAATGCCTGGGTAGACCATTTTAAAACGTGGCACCGCGATATTTTGAAAAAAATTGATGCTTCGATTGACATTGATGTTGATTTGCAAATAGGTGCAGTTATTATTCAGCAAACACTGGATGCTTACTCCACAATTGCAGAAAAAGATAAAAACTACCTAAAAACGGTTATTGGAGAATTTACCTCGGGCAAGCTTATCCCGGAAAACAAAATAGAATCGATATTAAGCAACAAACTTTATCAGTCGATGATTCAATATCCCCTAAAAAAGTTTGTTACCCGTTTCGACAAGAATTTTGAAATAAGTGTAGAGCGTAAAAAAGCCAATTTTAGTACCTGGTACGAAGTATTTCCTCGCTCATTACATTCAGAAAAAGGGAAACACGGAACCTTTAAAGATTGTTTAAACATTCTTCCATACGTTGAAGAAATGGGTTTTGATGTGCTGTACCTCCCTCCTATTCATCCGATTGGTGAAACAAAGCGGAAAGGGAAAAACAACAGTGTTAAAGCAAAACCAGGAGAGCCCGGTTCGCCCTGGGCCATTGGAAGTAAAAATGGTGGGCATAAAGCCGTTCATCCCGAATTAGGTACACTTGAAGATTTCCAGCAGTTGATTCATAAAGCAAATGACCACGGAATTGAAATTGCCATGGACATTGCGTTTCAATGTTCACCCGACCACCCTTATGTGCAGGAACATCCGCGGTGGTTTAAGCACCGACCCGATGGTTCGCTTCAATATGCCGAAAATCCTCCGAAAAAATACGAGGACATTTACCCGATTAATTTTGAAACCGAAGATTGGGAAAATTTATGGGAAGAATTAAGAAGTGTATTCCTCTTTTGGATTGATAAAGGTGTGAAAATTTTCAGGGTAGATAATCCGCACACCAAAGCATTTAACTTTTGGGGTTGGGCTATTCAAAGCATTAAAAAAGAACATCCTGATGTTATTTTTCTGGCGGAGGCATTTACACGGCCAAAAGTAATGTACAATTTGGCCAAGCAGGGATTCACCCAATCGTACACCTATTTTACCTGGCGAAACACAAAATATGAATTAGAAACGTATTGCAACGAATTGGTAAATACCGATGCGCGTGAGTTTTTCAGGCCTAATTTCTGGCCCAATACTCCGGATATTTTGCCTGAATTTCTGCAGGTGACCAACCGTGCCGGATTTATACAACGAATTGCACTTGCTGCCACCCTGAGTTCTAATTATGGTATTTACGGACCTGCCTTTGAACTAATGGATAACACACCTATTCAACCGGGAAAAGAGGAATACCTGAATTCGGAAAAATTTGAAATAAAAGACTGGGATTTTGAAAGTTCCAAAAGCCTGAAAAAAATTATAGGTCGTATAAACACCATACGAAAAGAAAATAAGGCCTTACAAAACACACATTCACTTAAATTTCATGATATTGATAATGAAGCGCTGGTGTGCTTCAGCAAAACATCCGACGATTTAAGTAATATTATTTTGGTAGTAGTTAGTCTCGATCCGCATCATACACATTCCGGATGGTTGAGGCTTCCCCTCGATGATTTCAAAATGGACGACAATGTGCCGTATCAGGTTCACGATTTGATAAGCGGCTCCTACTTTCTTTGGAGCGGTGAGCACAATTTTGTGGAAATAAATCCGGGAGTAATGCCTGTACACATTTTCAAGGTGCGAAAGAAAGTCCGTTCCGAAAGAGATTTTGATTATTTCATGTAAAAAAATTTAAACTATGCATAAAAACGATTCAAAAAGATGGTATAAAGATGCGGTCATTTATCAGGCGCATGTGCGTTCTTTTAACGACAGCAATGGAGATGGAATAGGCGATTTTAAAGGGTTGATTGAAAAATTGGATTACCTGAAATCGCTGGGAGTAACTGCAATTTGGATTTTGCCGTTTTATAAATCACCTCTAAAAGACGGAGGGTATGATATTTCTGACTTTACCGCCATCAACACAGACTATGGTACCATGGCCGATTTTAAACGCTTTGTTCGCGAAGCTCATAAACGTGAATTGCGGGTAATTACCGAGTTAGTTCTCAATCATACATCCATCGAACACAAGTGGTTTGAACGCGCCCGACGGGCAAAACCCGGCTCTACATACCGCGATTTTTATGTATGGAATGAAACAACTGATAAATATACAGATGCACGAATAATATTTCAGGATTTTGAGATTTCCAATTGGACCTGGGATCCGGTGGCCAAAGCGTATTACTGGCACCGGTTTTATTCGCATCAGCCCGATTTAAATTTTGATAATCCAAGTGTGCATAAAGCGGTAACTAAAGTCCTCGACTTTTGGTTTAATATCGGTGTAGATGGTTTGCGCCTGGATGCGGTTCCGTATTTGTACGAACGCGAAGGTACCAACTGCGAAAACCTGCCCGAAACACATCAGTTTCTGAAAAATCTTCGCAAACACATTGACGAGCATTACGAAGATAAAATGTTACTGGCCGAAGCCAACCAGTGGCCCGATGATGCATCGGAATATTTTGGCGATGGCGATGAGTGTCATATGAATTTTAATTTCCCACTTATGCCGCGCCTTTACATGTCAATGCGAATGGAAGACCGCTTCCCGCTAATTGATATTATTGAGCAAACACCGCAAATTCCCGATAATTGCCAGTGGGCAATTTTCCTGCGAAACCACGATGAGTTAACGCTTGAAATGGTTTCGGATGAAGAGCGAGATTACATGTATAAATCATTCGCACAAAATGCGAAACAACGTATTAATCTGGGAATTCGACGAAGGCTGGCACCACTTCTTAACAACGATCGCAAAAATATCGAGTTAATGAACATCCTGCTGTTTTCATTGCCAGGCACTCCTATTGTATATTATGGCGATGAAATAGGAATGGGCGATAATGTTTATCTGGGTGACCGCGACGGGGTGAGAACGCCAATGCAGTGGTCGGCAGATAAAAATGCAGGCTTTTCGTCGGCAGAACCACAACAATTATTTCTTCCGGTAATTTTCAATCACGATTATCATTACGAGAGTATAAATGTGGATAACCAGGATAGAAATACAACTTCATTACTTTGGTGGATGCGCCGAATTATTGCAAAAAGAAAACAATACAAAGCATTTAGCCGTGGCGATATTGAATTTATTGATGCCAATAACTCTAAAATTCTTGCATTCACAAGAACTTGTGAGGAACAAAAAATACTGGTAATAATAAACCTTTCAAGGTATTCGCAACAGGCAGAACTCGATCTGTCAGATTATGCGGGCTACGTACCAAATGAAGTTTTCAGTCAAAACAAATTTAAGGTAATTGGCAAAAATCCTTACATATTCCCGATGCAGTTTAAAAATTATTTTTGGTTTGAACTGGTTAAACAGGAAGAAGAAGAATTAACAGGAATTTCCTCAACCGACTCTCAGTTAACATTATCCGCAAAGGACTGGAATCTGATGCGAGAGTCTACCCAAACTGAGATTCAAAAATTATTGCTGAATTACATGCACAAAAGTAGATGGTTCAGAGGAAAAGCTAAAAAAATAAGTGGCATCGAAATCAAAAATGCAATACCGCTTGCAATAGGAGAACTAAATTCTTACGTCCTCATTATCGAATGCTTTTATATCGAAGGTAAAAGTGAACAATATGTCATACCGCTTTCCATAACAACAGGCGACAAGATTTCTGAGATCAAATTAAATAATAAGGAAGCACAGGTGGCTTTTGTAAACATTGATGGTCACGACGGATTATTGTACGATGGTTCTTACGATAAAAAAGTGAGGGATTTATTCTTTCAACTGATTCACCAAAAAGGAAAAGTTAAAAATAAGAGTGGAGCCATTGTTGGTGTGCCGGGTAAAAAAATAAATACGAAAGTAAAGAAAAGTGAACTTCCTATTCCGTCCAAAGTTCTTCTTGCCGATCAGTCAAATACATCTGTATTATACGACAATCGCTTTTTCTTTAAATTATACCGAAGTCCGGAGGAGGGAAGTAATCCTGAGTTGGAAATTATAAAAACACTGACGGAAAATACGACCTTCCGAAATTTCCCAACATTTACCGGTGCATTGGAATACCATAAAAACGATGCTGAAAGTTCAGCATTGGGTATTTTAGTCGATTTTGTTCCTAACGAGGGAAATGCCTGGGAATTAACCCAATCGGCCATCGATCGTTATTTCGACCATATAATTGGTGAAAGGAGTTCATTAATGACGGAGATAAAGGATGAGAATGTAAATGTTGTTGAGCGTTTTGGCGAAGAAAAAATGAAAGAACTGCTTGGGCCGTTTTTTGTTGAAATGGTACAACTGCTGGGGCAGCGAACAGCAGAAATGCATCTTGCACTGGATTCGGTAAAAAACAAGAAAGAGTTTACTCCTGAACCGTTTTCAATTCTATATCAAAAGTCACTATATCAATCGTTTAGAACACTTATTAAACGAACGATAAATCAAATGAAATCATCAAAAAATAAATTGAATGATGAAGGAAAAAGTTTGGTAGATGATATCATAAAAAATGAGAGCCTGCTTCTATCGACAATGAAATATACCCTTGAAAAGAAAAAAATACATACTTCAAAAACAAGGGTTCATGGCGATTACCACCTGGGACAAGTGCTTTTTACCGGAAAAGATTTTATGATTATTGATTTTGAAGGCGAACCAACACGCTCTCTTACGGCCCGGAATATAAAACATTGCCCGTTTAAAGATGTGGCCGGAATGTTACGATCATTCCACTATGCCATTTACATGGGCCAATTGGAAAATAAGTCGAAAATACAAGAGAGGGACGATTATATGAAGCCCTGGTTGGAAGCATGGTATGCAACCGTTGAAAAAGAATTTATTGCCAGCTATTTAAAAACTGCCGGTAATGCATCGTTTATCCCTGAAGAGGAACGACAAATTAACGATTTGCTTTCGGTTTACACTATTGAAAAAGCCATTTATGAAGCCGATTATGAATTTAATAACCGCC
It includes:
- the glgX gene encoding glycogen debranching protein GlgX, coding for MDISNDRKTNNEMKVLPGKPYPLGTTYDGKGVNFALFSENATGVRLCLFHHPDDPHEYTQVDFTEVTDYVWHAYLPEIKPGQLYGYRVFGRYQPKKGFRFNPQKLLIDPYAKAICGRIEVKESMFDYNLKNESKKTVYKKNSTDSASELNKSVVIDTQFNWEGVKKPDIPMHNSIIYELSVKGFTATHPGIPEEERGTYKGLANPLIINYFKELGITAIELMPIHHFTHNKFLLDKGLHNYWGYNSIGYFAPHAEYSASGQNGNQVNEFKEMVKAYHREGIEVILDVVYNHSAEGNHLGPTLAFRGIDNHHYYRIEQKKPLYYTDYTGTGNTLNMLSSRTLQLVMDSLRYWATEMQVDGFRFDLASTLARGLYDVGKLSTFLDTIHQDPTISQMKLIAEPWDLGEGGYQVGNFPVLWAEWNGKFRDSVRKFWRGDESQVSELAYRLSGSSDLYQDNGKLPSSSINFITAHDGFTLNDLVSYNQKYNENNLEDNNDGEDHNISWNSGVEGATDDPDILKLREKRKRNFLSTLLLSQGVPMISHGDEYGRTQNGNNNAYCQDNEIAWMNWDWTEEQKNLFEFTKKIVAIRNEHPILHPRRYFKNRQIQGEGVNDIRWLNTDGIDMSQEEWDTSFIRMMGMLLNGELMKEIDENGNSLQQEILLILVNSYWEPMLFTLPHEGLNPEWEVLVDTEMQDHSDPNKLIQSVYEVQARSLVLLKNVR
- the treZ gene encoding malto-oligosyltrehalose trehalohydrolase; amino-acid sequence: MKYEPIFPFFRGDSCEFNTWAPKANKVQLELCQSGQLIEMQPQQRGYWSATIENTKPGTRYKYRLNDSQSYPDPASLSQPDGVHEASEVVNLKNFEWTDDDWKNIPLKEMIQYELHTGTFSSTGNFDEIRQKLKYFKELGINTIEILPVAQFSGHRNWGYDGVYPFAVQNSYGGAHELMTLVNECHKNGIAVILDVVYNHFGPEGNYVGNFGHYFSGKYSTPWGKPINFDEAYSDGVRNYIIQNVLMWCRDFHIDGLRLDAVHSIFDFGAKHIMQELAEKLDVLSHETGWEHYLIAESHLNDVKYISPVSSGGYGLDAQWSDDFHHAIHTLTTNERNSYYMDFGETQQLSKSIKDVFVFDGQYSEFRKKTYGNSTANNPGEQFVIFNQNHDQVGNRMNGDRLISLTDFETAKTIAATMFVTPNVPMLFMGEEYGERNPFYYFVSHQDPELNRLVREGRKEEFKDFYDNTNNAVDPDSTEAFENSKLSWNIEDNAEKKAMFGCYQTLIRLRKEHPVLQLTDKNNLKISEQGKLIVLERWQEERRLFAVINFEDKEKSLKVQPNTNKPLTRIFGSSEKSWNGPGEITPKSIVAGDEISVNKKSIVIYSN
- a CDS encoding alpha-1,4-glucan--maltose-1-phosphate maltosyltransferase; the protein is MNGQQRVFIENIKPQVNGGQFPVKRVIGDNFTVTADIYCDSHDILSAEVLYKYRDNDDWQRVEMEYVINDKWKGEFRLPGLGSCLYTVNAWVDHFKTWHRDILKKIDASIDIDVDLQIGAVIIQQTLDAYSTIAEKDKNYLKTVIGEFTSGKLIPENKIESILSNKLYQSMIQYPLKKFVTRFDKNFEISVERKKANFSTWYEVFPRSLHSEKGKHGTFKDCLNILPYVEEMGFDVLYLPPIHPIGETKRKGKNNSVKAKPGEPGSPWAIGSKNGGHKAVHPELGTLEDFQQLIHKANDHGIEIAMDIAFQCSPDHPYVQEHPRWFKHRPDGSLQYAENPPKKYEDIYPINFETEDWENLWEELRSVFLFWIDKGVKIFRVDNPHTKAFNFWGWAIQSIKKEHPDVIFLAEAFTRPKVMYNLAKQGFTQSYTYFTWRNTKYELETYCNELVNTDAREFFRPNFWPNTPDILPEFLQVTNRAGFIQRIALAATLSSNYGIYGPAFELMDNTPIQPGKEEYLNSEKFEIKDWDFESSKSLKKIIGRINTIRKENKALQNTHSLKFHDIDNEALVCFSKTSDDLSNIILVVVSLDPHHTHSGWLRLPLDDFKMDDNVPYQVHDLISGSYFLWSGEHNFVEINPGVMPVHIFKVRKKVRSERDFDYFM
- the treS gene encoding maltose alpha-D-glucosyltransferase; this encodes MHKNDSKRWYKDAVIYQAHVRSFNDSNGDGIGDFKGLIEKLDYLKSLGVTAIWILPFYKSPLKDGGYDISDFTAINTDYGTMADFKRFVREAHKRELRVITELVLNHTSIEHKWFERARRAKPGSTYRDFYVWNETTDKYTDARIIFQDFEISNWTWDPVAKAYYWHRFYSHQPDLNFDNPSVHKAVTKVLDFWFNIGVDGLRLDAVPYLYEREGTNCENLPETHQFLKNLRKHIDEHYEDKMLLAEANQWPDDASEYFGDGDECHMNFNFPLMPRLYMSMRMEDRFPLIDIIEQTPQIPDNCQWAIFLRNHDELTLEMVSDEERDYMYKSFAQNAKQRINLGIRRRLAPLLNNDRKNIELMNILLFSLPGTPIVYYGDEIGMGDNVYLGDRDGVRTPMQWSADKNAGFSSAEPQQLFLPVIFNHDYHYESINVDNQDRNTTSLLWWMRRIIAKRKQYKAFSRGDIEFIDANNSKILAFTRTCEEQKILVIINLSRYSQQAELDLSDYAGYVPNEVFSQNKFKVIGKNPYIFPMQFKNYFWFELVKQEEEELTGISSTDSQLTLSAKDWNLMRESTQTEIQKLLLNYMHKSRWFRGKAKKISGIEIKNAIPLAIGELNSYVLIIECFYIEGKSEQYVIPLSITTGDKISEIKLNNKEAQVAFVNIDGHDGLLYDGSYDKKVRDLFFQLIHQKGKVKNKSGAIVGVPGKKINTKVKKSELPIPSKVLLADQSNTSVLYDNRFFFKLYRSPEEGSNPELEIIKTLTENTTFRNFPTFTGALEYHKNDAESSALGILVDFVPNEGNAWELTQSAIDRYFDHIIGERSSLMTEIKDENVNVVERFGEEKMKELLGPFFVEMVQLLGQRTAEMHLALDSVKNKKEFTPEPFSILYQKSLYQSFRTLIKRTINQMKSSKNKLNDEGKSLVDDIIKNESLLLSTMKYTLEKKKIHTSKTRVHGDYHLGQVLFTGKDFMIIDFEGEPTRSLTARNIKHCPFKDVAGMLRSFHYAIYMGQLENKSKIQERDDYMKPWLEAWYATVEKEFIASYLKTAGNASFIPEEERQINDLLSVYTIEKAIYEADYEFNNRPDWLHIPLNGLKKILDNLVEQE